In Trifolium pratense cultivar HEN17-A07 linkage group LG7, ARS_RC_1.1, whole genome shotgun sequence, a genomic segment contains:
- the LOC123893710 gene encoding probable inactive nicotinamidase At3g16190 — protein sequence MTEHWNQTALLVIDIQKDFIDDESPIRLKGGKDIVPNVIKAVEVARQRGILIVWVVREHDSLGRDVEMFRRHLYTSGNVGPATKGSEGAELVDGLVIKEGDYKLVKTRFSAFFFTHLHSVLQGAGINSLVVTGVQTPNCIRQTVFDAVALDYQHVTVLVDATAAATPDIHLANVFDMKNIGVATPTLQEWSESKA from the exons ATGACAGAGCATTGGAATCAGACAGCTCTTCTAGTCATAGACATACAG AAAGATTTTATAGATGATGAGAGTCCTATACGACTAAAAGGAGGGAAAGATATTGTCCCAAATGTGATCAAGGCTGTTGAGGTTGCTAGACAACGTGGAATTCTCATTGTTTGG GTGGTACGCGAACACGATTCCTTAGGAAGAGATGTTGAAATGTTTCGTCGACATCTATACACATCAGGGAATGTCGGTCCAGCAACGAAAGGAAGCGAAGGTGCAGAATTAGTTGACGGTCTCGTCATTAAAGAAGGAGATTATAAACTTGTGAAGACAAGGTTTAGTGCATTCTTTTTTACACACCTTCATTCAGTCCTTCAAGGAGCAGGAATCAATAGTCTAGTGGTCACCG GTGTTCAAACTCCAAACTGTATCCGGCAAACTGTCTTTGATGCTGTAGCATTGGACTATCAACATGTGACTGTTCTTGTTGATGCCACAGCAGCAGCAACACCTGATATTCATCTTG CCAATGTGTTTGACATGAAAAATATTGGAGTTGCAACCCCGACATTACAAGAATGGAGTGAATCCAAAGCTTAA